The nucleotide window tttttgtttcttaatgatTTAATTTCAAGGATATGAGCTTAGATGCTTTTGGGATTAAAAAAGCCCtcaggaggggggcgcctgggtggcacagcagttaagcatctgccttcggctcagggtgtgattctatcccgtaacgccgggatcacgccctgagctgaaggcagacgcttaaccgctgtgccacccaggcgcccctaaataaataaaatcttaaaaaaaaaaaaaagctctcaggaACCTAAACATCTAATGGGGGAAAAAGANttccctctctcgctggctgtctctatctctgtcaaataaataaataaaatcttaaaaaaaaaaaaaagctctcaggaACCTAAACATCTAATGGGGGAAAAAGGCCGAACCATGTGTAGGGTTAGTCACCAATGTCagaaagaagcaggaggagaggcattTTTGGGGGAGAGGGTGTTCTAGTGCAAGCAGCTTGGCTGAGGAATCAGACCCTGGTCTCTTCGGAGCGGCAGGGTCTTCACACGTGAAGTTCGTGGATCACACCTCCCAGCAGTTGCTGTGGGGAGTAAGCAGGGTTGTGCATAGAAACTGGTGCATCAAGGACGCTCAGACTGTGGTTAAAGCTGATGGTGACAGATTGCTGAGGGGCGTGTCCTGGAGGAACATCATGGCCTAGTTGACAGGATAGGAGTCTGGCAGTGAGGAAATCTGGCTTCACACGGGGGCTTTCCCCCTGTTTGCCTTTGGTGAACTTGCAGTTTCTGACCCTGCGAGACCACATGTGGAAGAGGGAGGGTTGGCACTTGGTATTCTTTCTCGTAACTCACAGTTTTACATTCTGAACGTGAGGTCAGAGAGGGATACCCTTGATCTGAATCAGTCATCCCATAGATCTTTATGGAAAGGTGCTACCGTTTGTCCCGAATTCCGGGCCTGAATCACACAGTAACAGTGGTGGCTGAGGAGTCATGAAGGTTCCCAAAAGATAAGTGACTTGACCACGGTAGCATTTTAAGGAAGTTAATCATCAATATTTTTCTCGCATTAGGTGTATTTCATACCGGAGTTGGACTTCGAAAGTAATAAGTAATAACTGAGGCTACAAAGGgagacctttttttcttttataatatatttttgaagtagTTTTCTGCCATAAATCCTTGGCCAGTCCAGTATTTACTGGGAGCAAGCCCACTGGATATGTCATATGCAATCTACTTACCTCCCTGAAAATGGAGGTGACCTCACGGGGTGCTCATGAGGACTGGAGGCACAAACCCGTGTTGAACAGTGAAGTAGATGGGAGTCCCAATGCTTCAGAGCCCTGCAGGGAGAGCGTATAGTCAGAACTGAGGGTGTGATGAAACAGACAAATGGACCATCTGCAATCTGTATGGAAGGAAATGCTAAAGCAGTGTGCggtgattttatgttttaatttttttctttaaaaaaatttaatttatttattttagagagagaaggagagagagcatgagcaaggggaggggcagagggagagaagaaagagagaatcgctagccgactccctgctgagcacggagcctgacacagggctggatcccacgaccctgagatcataacctgagccaaaaaccaggAGTTGGCCGCTCaactgaccgagtcacccaggcgcccctttaatttttttctttttagtcttggTCTTTGGGtggtattttaaaatctgctaagtgaaagatggTCACTGTTGATATTAATCATGATTAACAGTTATTTGGATATTAGAGTTGTATGTAGAAATAACTTTCTCCATTCTTCTTACTGATGCTACTTTCTACTGTTTTTCTAAGCTGAATTTACATGTGCTTTTTCAAGTGCACTTTCTTAAATTCTTTGTGGGAGATAGATATTTAATTGAGAGAACCACCATATCTCTATTACAGCCACTTGTGATGTTCTATCTTACTGAACCCTCTGGATTCCCATGCTTCTCTCCTCTGTTCCAGGTGCCTTCGAGGGACTTGAGGGTGGACTTGTTCCCTCTGTGTCGCCTCCTGGGAGGGTGACAGCATAGTGCAGAGCTCCATCCGGTGCCCCAGTGTCTACGTTGGCAGCCTGACAAGCTGTCTCAATGATGGGGATTCTCTGCTGTGGCTCCTCGTGTCTGGATCAAAGGCAGCTTTCATAGCTTATCTAATTTAAATCTGACTTAATACAGTTCAGacctcttttccttctgtccccaGAGAAGGTCACTACTATTAGACTCTTCCTCTCCAGGTTACAAACAGTTTCAGTTTCTTGAGCCATCAGTATCTCATAGCAGAGTCAGATGGTGACCTTCTTTACATTGAGCCTGAATCTCTGCGGAAGGATGACTGTGAGGACAGGAGGTGAGATGTCTGCGAATGTGGGGAAAGTAGATGCGCCCCAGGAAGGGGGGTGAGTGAGTGATGGCCGCCCAGCCTCACTCCCGTTAGGCAGCCTCAGATGTTTTTCCAGCCCTGTTGGGCAGGAGGGGACTTTTATACCgatattaaatttaaagaaatcatgtgtaaatgaggaagaagaggcagTTGTGTATGAAGTAATTCATCCAGTCTGCAAATACTGCTGGTCTTATAGTCTTGAATACTCTACATGTCATGTAGCCCTCTTTGATTTCGTTTAAATCCGGCAGTTTAGTGCAAGAGCCTCTCCTACGAAGGACCTCACATCTGCCGAACTTCGACTTGTTTGGTGATGTGAGTGGTTGGAGCTTTGACATAGTGCAGTATCTTATAATTAGTATTCAGGTGCGTGTTCGTTGTACTACATGcccaggtgttttgttttgtttagtaaaagaatgattatttcttcctgtttctaaaatcatttctaaaaaaatgatttttttcgcaagttttttcttctgattgttAACGTTATATATGCtcagtttagaaaataaatagtacaagtaaaaaaaaaaaaaggaagaaaaaagaaagcccagaagTTATTCTTAATTCAACTATCTCAAGACAAGCATTGTAAATTCTTTGGGGAACTACTCCCTTTGGCTTgtttatatatctgtatgtaacttttaaaaaaacagctatatttataatgtatatacaattttgttTGTGTCCTAGGTTATTCTAAAATTGGGCATTCTTGTCCCTAGTTACGTTCAGTAGGATGCACAgtataaaaatgttctatttttttaaaaagtgaatccaGGGTCATATCCAAAGAAATATTAGTTTAAAtaaactaggttttttttttcccatggaatCTTTAATCTACTGTAAAGTACTATCATGTCTTAAGGGAGGTGATATATAGTGTGTCCCTGCCTTATTTAATTATGGGACCCTTTTCTGTGGATTACTGACTTGCAGAATTTGAAGCAGAATTTGGGAGAAGCTGGCAAGGATTTCCCCTTGCATATGAGGCATTTCTTGGTTGTTCCCTGGCATCCGTTTTTCATGTTCCCCTTTCCCTAGATCATACTTGGTATTAAGTGGTTTAGTACCAAGTTGTGCTTGATAATCAGCTGTGCAGTAGTAGATCACAGTGTACAGTATTGACGAATgcaatttttatgtattttaaatgaatattaatgtacaaattaatacattaaaacaCACACTTGCTTCACTGTTCTACTCTGTTCTCTTAATATCCTGCTGCCAGACATGGAAACGCTCAGTGCCCCTGATGAGTGGGTGAGCTccaatttcttttccttgaaagtaTTCGTTTACTGTACCTCAAACATCTATTATTTTCCCTCTAATGATTCTGATTCACTGTTACCCTCCTACTTGCTACCTTTTACTTTACTTTCTACTTTGAGCTCCTCAAACCTAGCTCTTTGGCATTGTAGCAATTGCTTATTACATAAGTTTAGTCATATTTAAGTATAAGAGATAAATATTCccatttatttctctccttcttgTTTTGCCAACTGTTGAATCATTTCACTGCTCATCAGTAACTCCACCATATAACCTGCTTGGTACCTGCTTCATTCTGTCATCCCTTTTTTGCCATCAAGCATTCTACcaagttttattgtttccttcactaggCCTTTGAAATGTAacttttttaattgaactttttTTAGTTAGGCAGGTGGGTAGGAGCCAAATGTTACTCCCACTTTTGGTTCTTGCTCTGGCCTAGTAGACACATTTTAAGTTGCTTTCTTATCtccaaattcaaatgtaactTGATCCTTTACATGGGTGTCAATATCCCATAACTCTTTTAATCGGTTAATTTCAggccaagttttttttaaatctacttcaTCTCCATCAGTGGTGTCTTTTTCAGATAGTGAACATTTTGAAACAGGAACTAGATTTATCAACCCTGTTTCTCCCaattcttcctgctttttgttGAAGGGACAGAACGGAAatgaaaaaagggggaaattccTGTCTAAAAAGTTATGTGCTGATTCATGAATCTTAAATTACAAATGACATTGCCCTGAGATGTTTGTATGTTTTTCAAGCCCTCTTGAAAGAGTGAGACAGACCTTCCAACTGAGATGTTACTTTTATGTAATGTGAATGAAATTCAGGAAAGCCAGGAAGGGATGCAAAGGAAAGAGTTTACCTTATTTGGTTATCTTAGCTAACCTAATGTTCAAGGACTGTgagcttatatttttattttaaaataaagcttattattacattgtaaaatatatttatgggcATTACTAAAGAATATTTATGGGCATTCTAAAGCTATATATACAACTTTGTAAATTATTTACATTGATACCTTTATAAATACTCAAATTTCATaactaatattaaataaatactggtGGAGGAATCTAACAACATCCCATTTTGGAATATGGACGTATTTGATGAGAAGCACTACATCTGTTTTGGTGAATATACTGTattgttttgtaaattatttcaGGATAGGAAGTatagttgttggtttttttggtgtttggttttgtttttgttttttcccttcccacATTTTCTTGTGTAGcctttaaactattttttatgcCCTTGGCACAGAGAAAGTTTCTCATGTTGTTCCTTTCGTTTAGTTCCTTCTATTATTTATTGTTCTCACTTCCTTATCACTCattcttttcttggaaaaaaattatttttccatttttctggtaGTTAATTCATTGTACAAAATGGGTAAATAAGGAAGCGATCAAATGAGTACTTGCATGTATTTTATCTGGAGTTTAGGAGAGAGGGTCATGCGTGGAGATTTGGAGGTAACTGCACAGAGGTTATATCTGAAGGTTCAGGTACCTGTGACATCACCAGAGTGTACTGGCCACCATGCAGCATCTCCCCACGTAATTCCCTTATTCTGTCTTCATTCAGTTGCACAGGCAACTATGATCCAACCAAGTCAACAATATCCTGCTTTCCAGAGTAATGTTTTTACTTGGGTGTACCCATGCCTGCTATCTCATCCTAACACACTCAGTGCTCCTGTACATCCCAATACTAATACCCTTTATAGCCCCCTCGAAGTATGAAGGATGGTAAGAGAAGCCAGCCAAGGATGCCACTCTGTAATCACTAGCTTTTCAGTGGAGCCCACCCGTGATATTGAAGAGTgagcaaaaagagaaaggcaagagaaaatgaagaacatGGCTATCATGGAAATCTCGAGAAGAGTGTtttaggaaggagggagggatcaAGAGGTCAAGAGTGTAAATGTCTCAAGGAGCCAGAATGATAAGGACTGTTTTTACACGTATAGCTTCCCTTGAAGAAAGGGATTGTTTCCTCACATGCCCGTGGTACCAAGTGTGTGGTCAATACTCAGAAGGGAATTGAGAAATGCTGGGAGTGATTtagaagagaggaggaagcactTCTGGAGGATTGACATTATTAGGAAGGGATGGTGGGTCCCGTTGTGATAGACCTTGAGTGATGAAAAGATTGTCAACCAGTAAGATTTGGATGCATCTTCTCCTTTTCTGATAGAATTTGCAGGAAGTCGCTGAACCAAACAGTGGGTTGGTGTTCTTGCTAAATGGGTCTGCCATAGACTCAAGTAGTAGTACTTAGAGGTGGAAAATTAAACGTGTACCAAGGAAATTTCTGTATAGCTTGCTCTTTCAACAGATGGAGGTGATGTGCTGTAAGTTAGTGTTGTTCTTCTATTTAAGTCTATTGCTTTTTACTGTATTTAATGATGTTTAAGCAGGTTTGCTGATAATTAAGAGAATTGCTAATAATTGTCAACatatgtttgcttttctctcacCCCTGAGGAATAGGTTTTAGGTGTTACTGATCTGTCGTAATATTACACACATGGTTGACATCTTTATTTTTGACTAGTTTAACAAATGCAAAACATACATACGTTTCTACATATACTAGTGTCTGTCCAAAGTTCATATTGCACTGAAAGGGATTTGATGCTATGCTATAAacagggatggggagaaagagaagggagatggGACAGAGAGGGAATGAGAATAGTAAAGAAGGTcctatgacagaaaaaaaaacaaaaaacaaaaccctgttatTTAACTCAGTTGTCTGCCTTCCAGTTCCTTGGTTTTTATAGATCATTAAATTGTGGGTACGCTCTCTCCCTATGTGCCCacctatattttgaaattaaaacattgCATTGTTTCATAAGACGTAGCTGGAGTCTTGGCATTTCTTTCAAACTGCAaagtaatttttatgaaatataagatttttaaaaactcattaaaaaaatctaggaaGCCTTTGAGATGGTTCTGAAGAGGAGGTCTGTAGCAGAGACAGCTTCAGCCTGGGCTTTTCCAAGTCAGTTCTATTTATTGTCTTTTAGTGCTGGCTTTCAGTTTCCTCCTGCAATGGATACAACTTCACATATCCTAAAAAAGACAGTTCTGCAACAAACTATTTTCTGAGGGAAATGAAACGTGACAAGAATGTCTTTATTCCCGGTGGCATTCATGTGTTGGCCTTTTAGAGACTGAAAGCTCTGGGAAAagatttatttggatttctctgaAATTGTGAGAAATGCTGAAAACATCTGATTTTTTATAAGAATCTACTTAGAATTGTTCTTTATGCTAGTGTATTCTCTGTTTGAAAGATAATTCATTGAAATCAACAGCCAacagcccacctcccacccccgcccctagTTACAAAATAGCTCATAAATTCTAGCTTTGGTTGTCTAAAGATTTTCTTCTCTGGAGATGGGCTTGGAGGTTACTTTGCATTTTGGCTCAGTTGGCTggttttcctcccattttatgTGGAGCACTCCTGGAACCTCTGCTGTGGCCACATGTgctgcccctcctctgtctctggaAGCAACAGTTAGCACGTTATTCCACTTGAAGGCTTACAGTTCAAGAGGGGCACGCCGCGTTGTGAATTGTTAAGGAAATCAGAGCAATCTGAGGGCAGAAGTTTCTAGAGAGCTCAAAAGCCAGGTTTAATTAGGTAGCGGTGCAAAGCCTTTAACCCCTTTCACAAAagcgggggaggaggggcccGAGTGAAAACAATTGGCGTTTATCTGCCCGGCCTCCCGGCCCAGCCCCCGAGCCCAGCTGGAGCTCCGCCGGCCCTGCATTCTGCAGGCAGCGTGCAGTTTCTGAAACTCCCCTAAATGTTCCAGCCTTTAAATAGCAGCGAGTCTTCTAAAATGATGCTGCGTACTGCAAGAGAAATTAAAGCGGCTGCCTCGGAGGCAGGAGGCCGACTCGCGAGATGCTTAATTATCGTGGAAGTAAGTGCTTGTTACCGCCGAGCGGAGTGCAGCGAGCGCGGGTCGTCCTCGGGGTGTCAGCCGTGATTTGTAGACAATGCAGCCCTGTCAGCCCGGTGCTGGTTCAGCAGCATCCTTCCAAACGTGGATTTGGCAAGAATTTAAAGGCCACCTCTTGTGTAATTTGTGGAGCCTTGGAAAGAGGGTCCCTGCCGTTATTTGCAGGATGTACGCAACCATGCGGGGTTTTGTGCTCAGAATGGGTGTCTCTTGCCTCCTGACTGAGGGGCTCACAAGGAAGTTGGCGTTCTTCACCCGTCACCTGCACGGATGCTAACGCTCCTCTGTCGTCTGTCGGGGAATATGGAGAGGTCTGTCCAGAGCAGCATTTTGTCCTGCTGTCTTCATAAATCAGCAccggagggtgggggagggtgcagTGCGTAAGGAAATGCAGGCGTTTTGTTAATTAGCGGAGtatttccagcttccagagtAGAGTAGGGAGAGCCGGGGAAGAGGTGGTGGTGAATGCGGGATTCATCCGGAGGTCTTCCTCGCGGGGGTAAGTAATTAAGTGAGGGAAATTCAGAGGAGTGGTAATGGATGTAATGGCTCCGGGAAAACCCGGTTTATTTTCTATTGGATTTGCTCTTGCCAACTACGTTAAGCGTTTATAAAGAAACCGAAAAAGCAAGCAGCGTTTTGAAATATGAAAGGTGTTGAAAAGTGAGTGTTGCAGGGTACTCGATAACGTGATTTTCAGTCTTGTTTAGAAACTGACTGTACGTTGCTCTAATTACCGAACTCCGTTGGTCGTGTTGCGAACTTCTGCTGGGCACAGTGGTTCGTGATGTTCTGTGTTACTGGAGGTCGGAGCCTGTACTTGGTCGGTACTTGGGGTAGGAGCCTTGATGTCTTGGAACGagatccccacccctccctgctatTACATGAAACAGTTCAGTGAAGCTAAAGTATTAATAGTCTTTGAAAATATGTAccatttgattttattaaatgctttcacTTTCTTTCAAACCTGCTTTACTAAAAAGATGGGCTGTGACCCACAATCCATTATCGagtcttttattttcatgtgtctggtttTAGcaattgcatatttatttttagaggtatTTATCAGATGCTAATTCTAAttgtcctccttctctcttttagaGAAAGCATGGGATTGTGGCAATCACAGAGCCCCAGTAATACAAGTTCCATTCagttttttctgaaagaaagctGTCTGTGAAAAGtgaagcaaaggaaaccattgtGGATTATAATGTTTTGAAGATCTGGATTTTCAGAGTTTTGGAAATAAGGCatcttttcaccttttaaatgaaaaagattaagATCTCATGCAACTGCTGTATTTTCTGGAAACCGTTCTCCAAAAGGGAAGTGCACATTTAAAACTTAGCTATGATGGTCCTTTGTGCAGGGATTTGAGTCTGATTGCTTCTCCATCATGACCAGCTTGAAACGGTCACAGACAGAGCGGCCGGCTGCCCCCGAAAGGGCCTCGGTTGTGGCCACAGATGGCGCTCCCAAAGTCCACACTGATGACTTCTACATGCGACGCTTCAGGTCCCAGAATGGCAGCCTGGGGCCCTCGGTCCTGGCTCCAGTAGGGCCGCCCCGAAGTGAAGGCTCTCACCACATAACCTCCACCCCCGGAGTCCCCAAGATGGGGGTTAGGGCTAGGATTGCGGATTGGCCCCCACGCAAGGAGAACGTCAAAGAATCTAGCCGTTCAAGCCAGGAAATAGAAACCTCAAGTTGCCTTGAGAGCCTGCCCTCCAAAAGCAGTCCTGTGAGTCAGGGAAGTTCTGTTAGCCTCAACTCCAGTGACTCAGCCATGTTGAAGAGCATACAGAACACGCTGAAAAGCAAGACGAGGCCGGCGGAGAGCATGGACTCCAGATTTCTCATGCCCGAAGCCTACCCCAGCTCCCCCAGGAAGGCCCTCCGCAGGATCCGGCAGCGCAGCAACAGCGACATCACCATAAGTGAACTTGACGTGGATAGCTTCGATGAATGTATCTCGCCCACCTACAAGACTGGGCCATCACTGCACAGGGAATATGGTAGCACCTCTTCAATCGACAAGCAGGGAACGTCCGGGGAGAGCTTCTTCGATCTGTTAAAGGGCTACAAAGATGACAAGTCTGATCGAGGTCCAACTCCAACCAAGCTCAGTGACTTTCTCATCGCCGGTGGGGGCAAGGGCTCCGGTTTCTCTCTGGATGTTATCGACGGGCCCATCTCCcagagagagaacctcaggctctttaaggaaagggaaaaaccaCTCAAGCGCCGTTCCAAGTCTGAGACTGGAGACTCGTCCATTTTTCGGAAATTACGCAATGCCAAAGGTGAGGAACTTGGGAAATCGTCGGATCTGGAAGATAACCGGTCGGAAGactctgtcaggccctggacatGTCCAAAGTGCTTTGCCCACTATGATGTCCAGAGTATATTATTTGACTTGAATGAGGCGATAATGAACAGGCACAATGTTATCAAGAGGAGAAACACCACCACGGGGGCATCGGCTGCTGCCGTGGCCTCCCTGGTCTCGGGGCCTTTATCCCACTCGGCCAGTTTTAGCTCCCCGATGGGCAGCACGGAGGACCTGAATTCCAAGGGGAGCCTCAGCATGGACCAGGG belongs to Ailuropoda melanoleuca isolate Jingjing chromosome 14, ASM200744v2, whole genome shotgun sequence and includes:
- the LOC117795977 gene encoding signal-induced proliferation-associated 1-like protein 1, giving the protein MTSLKRSQTERPAAPERASVVATDGAPKVHTDDFYMRRFRSQNGSLGPSVLAPVGPPRSEGSHHITSTPGVPKMGVRARIADWPPRKENVKESSRSSQEIETSSCLESLPSKSSPVSQGSSVSLNSSDSAMLKSIQNTLKSKTRPAESMDSRFLMPEAYPSSPRKALRRIRQRSNSDITISELDVDSFDECISPTYKTGPSLHREYGSTSSIDKQGTSGESFFDLLKGYKDDKSDRGPTPTKLSDFLIAGGGKGSGFSLDVIDGPISQRENLRLFKEREKPLKRRSKSETGDSSIFRKLRNAKGEELGKSSDLEDNRSEDSVRPWTCPKCFAHYDVQSILFDLNEAIMNRHNVIKRRNTTTGASAAAVASLVSGPLSHSASFSSPMGSTEDLNSKGSLSMDQGDDKSNELVMSCPYFRNEIGGEGERKISLSKSNSGSFSGCESASFESTLSSHCTNAGVAVLEVPKDSLVLHLDRVKRYIVEHVDLGAYYYRKFFYQKGEWRSVASWIK